In the genome of Allorhizobium ampelinum S4, one region contains:
- a CDS encoding alpha/beta hydrolase family esterase codes for MTLPSNSRQLIEVKNFGANPGKLKCWLYLPTILAPKTPLVVVLHGCTQNAAAYDHGSGWSKLSEEKGFAVLFPEQQRANNANLCFNWFEPGDTRRDQGEALAIREMIGHVIESQGIDPERVFITGLSAGGAMANVMLATYPELFAGGAIIGGLPYGTASGVGQAFERMRGHNPPSESQLQSALMSAASSWGSWPPISVWHGTHDQTVKPINAEQIAHQWGGMHQISATPDLIESVNGHSRKAWLDESGKAVMEVYLIKGMAHGVPLSFAAKAPLGHSGPFMLEAGISSTTRIARTWGLADDADVAATEAVFNPDLKHDAVPSGIENVIAKAMAYAKPGAVNNVGDRHDHGVGKVINDALRAAGLIR; via the coding sequence GTGACGTTACCCTCCAATTCACGGCAACTGATCGAAGTGAAAAACTTCGGAGCGAACCCCGGTAAGCTGAAGTGCTGGCTTTATCTGCCGACCATCCTGGCTCCGAAAACACCGCTCGTCGTCGTCCTACACGGGTGCACGCAGAACGCTGCAGCTTATGATCATGGCTCCGGTTGGTCGAAGCTGTCGGAAGAGAAGGGATTCGCGGTCCTGTTTCCGGAGCAGCAGCGCGCCAATAACGCCAATCTGTGTTTCAACTGGTTCGAGCCGGGCGACACCCGGCGTGATCAGGGCGAAGCTCTTGCGATCCGGGAGATGATCGGGCACGTCATCGAGTCGCAGGGGATAGATCCTGAACGTGTCTTCATCACGGGACTGTCGGCCGGAGGCGCGATGGCGAACGTCATGCTGGCGACCTATCCCGAATTGTTTGCCGGCGGCGCGATCATTGGCGGGCTTCCTTACGGAACGGCCTCAGGAGTGGGTCAGGCTTTCGAACGGATGCGGGGCCATAACCCGCCGAGCGAAAGTCAGCTTCAATCGGCCCTGATGTCCGCAGCTTCCAGCTGGGGTTCATGGCCGCCGATTTCTGTCTGGCACGGGACGCACGACCAGACGGTCAAGCCGATCAATGCCGAGCAGATTGCCCATCAATGGGGCGGCATGCATCAGATCTCCGCGACACCGGACTTGATCGAGTCCGTCAATGGCCACAGCCGTAAGGCCTGGCTCGATGAAAGCGGCAAAGCGGTCATGGAGGTTTATCTCATCAAGGGAATGGCGCACGGTGTTCCCCTGTCGTTCGCAGCCAAAGCCCCGTTGGGGCACTCCGGACCGTTCATGCTGGAGGCCGGAATTTCTTCGACGACGCGCATTGCCAGGACATGGGGCCTTGCCGACGATGCCGATGTCGCCGCAACCGAGGCGGTATTCAACCCTGACTTGAAGCACGACGCGGTTCCCTCAGGCATTGAAAATGTTATCGCCAAGGCAATGGCATATGCAAAACCAGGCGCTGTGAATAACGTCGGCGATCGACATGATCACGGCGTCGGCAAGGTTATCAACGACGCGCTTCGCGCCGCAGGGCTAATTCGATAA